A genome region from Natranaeroarchaeum sulfidigenes includes the following:
- a CDS encoding pyridoxamine 5'-phosphate oxidase family protein, which yields MSIDALEGYGLERMSDDEIRNFLTIQGVGVLGLPNEPVPYLLPMSYGFDGDDHLYFTYLVGPESQKDSLSDRADAASFLVYRADSTFNWESVLLEGRLEALSTSEWEVLGDATDGGWRPELFTTGSTEENVSFYEFIIDDRTGIKHTGLPPGFER from the coding sequence ATGTCCATCGACGCGCTCGAAGGGTACGGTCTGGAGCGAATGTCTGACGACGAGATCCGGAACTTCCTCACGATCCAGGGCGTCGGCGTGCTCGGGCTCCCGAACGAGCCTGTGCCGTACTTGTTGCCGATGTCCTACGGCTTCGACGGCGACGACCACCTGTACTTCACATATCTGGTGGGGCCGGAGAGTCAGAAGGACTCGCTGAGCGACAGGGCCGACGCGGCGAGCTTTCTCGTCTATCGGGCTGATTCGACGTTCAACTGGGAGAGCGTCCTGCTGGAGGGGAGGCTCGAAGCGTTATCTACGTCGGAGTGGGAGGTGCTCGGCGATGCGACGGATGGTGGCTGGCGTCCTGAACTGTTTACTACCGGATCGACCGAGGAAAACGTTAGCTTCTATGAGTTCATCATCGATGACCGGACTGGGATCAAACACACTGGGCTTCCGCCAGGGTTCGAGCGTTGA
- a CDS encoding sugar phosphate isomerase/epimerase family protein yields MDIGLTVGDSIGRTEMTIEGFDFAEFSIGEGTDSTDIDGKRLERVLTASEAELCVHLPFQQVVVTPVPEINEAILAYQSRLLEWAGGYGANKAVLHGTARNPHDVDLRDVFADQLAAIGHAAAEADVELVVENVGHQKRGLPLSVLGDLARETDTAVCFDVGHAYMEDGMDGIDRFLSGYDDLISHLHVHDARSRGDTHLPLGAGEIDYGTVAAELPDFDGTAAVEVFTDDVALLRDTRDRIERHLTV; encoded by the coding sequence ATGGACATTGGGCTTACCGTCGGCGACTCGATCGGACGCACCGAGATGACTATCGAGGGGTTCGATTTTGCAGAGTTCTCGATTGGGGAAGGGACTGATTCCACCGATATCGACGGGAAACGTCTCGAACGAGTCCTCACGGCGAGCGAGGCCGAGCTCTGTGTCCACCTTCCCTTTCAGCAGGTCGTCGTGACGCCCGTTCCGGAGATCAACGAGGCGATTCTCGCGTACCAGAGCCGACTGCTGGAGTGGGCGGGTGGGTACGGAGCGAACAAAGCTGTCCTCCACGGCACAGCGCGAAACCCACACGACGTTGATCTCCGTGACGTCTTCGCCGACCAGCTCGCCGCGATCGGACACGCTGCCGCAGAAGCCGATGTGGAACTCGTCGTCGAAAACGTCGGGCACCAGAAGCGTGGACTCCCACTGAGCGTTCTCGGCGACCTCGCCAGGGAGACGGATACGGCGGTCTGTTTCGATGTTGGCCATGCATACATGGAGGACGGTATGGATGGAATCGACCGATTCCTCTCCGGATACGACGACCTCATCTCGCACCTGCACGTTCACGACGCGCGGAGCCGCGGGGACACCCACTTGCCACTCGGGGCCGGAGAGATCGACTACGGTACCGTGGCCGCGGAACTGCCCGATTTCGACGGGACGGCCGCCGTTGAGGTGTTCACCGATGACGTCGCGCTACTGAGAGATACCAGAGATCGAATTGAGCGCCATCTCACGGTGTAA
- a CDS encoding WD40/YVTN/BNR-like repeat-containing protein: MRVYAGMRDRLFSIRTDEPRATTHLFGHAIECVAANDERVFCGTFESGLFRRDGDGSWDRVGVETLPDSVTAVELSSHNPDELWVGTEPSRVFHSVDAGESWEQLTGLAELPSAEHWSFPPRPETHHVRWIEQDPNDASRLYVGVEAGALVISPDSGESWIDRPDGSRLDNHQLATHVGASGRVYSAAGDGYAESDDWGTHWTHPQDGLAHRYVWSVAAAPRDPDTVLVSAASGARAAHRTPESYVYRRRGDGEWSRLGEAVDVGSGLPTGEGVYRYVLASGVRRGEFYALSNTGLFQSTDAGVTWNRVDVEWPDPCTEMTARGLAVVVK; this comes from the coding sequence ATGCGCGTGTATGCCGGGATGCGCGACCGACTGTTCTCTATTCGGACTGACGAGCCACGAGCGACGACGCATCTTTTCGGTCATGCGATCGAGTGTGTCGCCGCAAACGACGAGCGAGTGTTCTGTGGGACGTTCGAGTCGGGGCTGTTTCGTCGCGACGGCGATGGATCCTGGGACCGCGTCGGGGTAGAGACGCTGCCGGACTCCGTTACTGCCGTCGAGCTCTCTTCCCACAATCCCGACGAACTGTGGGTCGGGACCGAGCCGAGCCGTGTATTTCACTCCGTTGACGCGGGGGAGAGCTGGGAGCAGCTCACCGGGCTGGCCGAGCTCCCGTCGGCAGAACACTGGTCGTTCCCGCCACGACCGGAGACCCATCACGTCCGCTGGATCGAGCAGGACCCAAACGACGCGAGCCGTCTCTACGTCGGGGTCGAGGCGGGAGCGCTGGTCATCAGTCCGGACAGTGGCGAGAGCTGGATCGATCGCCCTGACGGCTCTCGACTGGACAACCACCAGCTTGCAACCCACGTCGGTGCATCCGGACGCGTGTACTCGGCCGCGGGGGATGGCTACGCGGAGTCCGACGACTGGGGGACACACTGGACGCATCCACAGGACGGGCTTGCCCACCGCTACGTCTGGAGCGTCGCGGCTGCTCCGCGAGATCCGGACACGGTCCTCGTATCGGCGGCGTCGGGGGCAAGAGCAGCACACAGAACTCCCGAATCCTACGTCTATCGTCGTCGTGGCGACGGTGAGTGGTCCCGACTCGGAGAGGCGGTGGACGTCGGAAGTGGGCTTCCGACCGGAGAGGGGGTGTACCGCTATGTACTGGCATCGGGGGTGCGGCGCGGCGAGTTCTACGCGCTCTCGAACACGGGGCTGTTCCAGTCGACCGATGCGGGCGTAACGTGGAATCGGGTCGACGTGGAGTGGCCCGACCCGTGTACGGAGATGACTGCACGAGGGCTGGCTGTGGTCGTGAAGTAG
- a CDS encoding AEC family transporter yields the protein MELVVALLSMLAILGVGASARYVGLFTPSRREVVNAIAYYVALPALIFSATTAQPLSDVVSTRLVVGVSVAMLAAIGIAWLVHRRESDMEVRSVATVQSYHSNFGYLGIPVVAIAFGDLATARAGLILGIGSLIQIAATVTVLSTLTGAAASLREEIRNVLLNPVILTLILGLSVSAAGLSVPTTPATVIERIGDTALPLALLVVGATFTVQAGTLRYRTLATVIAVKVLVMPAIALAVFVLVGADAATVRAGVVMFAMPTAVSTYVFAVELGGNRHVASLNVVATTVVSIASLLLVIELLTALT from the coding sequence GTGGAACTGGTCGTCGCGTTGCTGTCGATGCTCGCCATCCTGGGAGTCGGGGCCAGTGCGCGATACGTAGGACTGTTCACACCGTCGCGCCGCGAAGTCGTGAACGCGATCGCGTACTACGTCGCGCTCCCCGCGCTGATCTTCTCGGCGACCACAGCACAACCCCTCTCGGACGTTGTCTCGACGCGGTTAGTCGTCGGCGTGTCCGTAGCAATGCTTGCGGCGATCGGTATCGCGTGGCTCGTCCATCGGCGTGAGTCGGACATGGAGGTCCGAAGCGTGGCGACCGTCCAGTCCTATCACAGCAACTTCGGGTATCTGGGGATTCCAGTCGTCGCGATTGCGTTTGGCGACCTGGCAACCGCGCGAGCAGGGCTGATACTCGGGATCGGCTCGTTGATTCAAATCGCCGCGACAGTAACCGTGTTGTCGACGTTGACCGGCGCAGCCGCATCGCTCCGGGAAGAGATCCGAAACGTCCTACTGAACCCGGTCATCCTGACACTAATTCTCGGCTTGTCGGTCTCGGCTGCTGGGCTATCAGTACCGACAACACCGGCAACGGTGATCGAGCGCATCGGCGACACCGCCCTGCCACTGGCACTTCTCGTCGTCGGTGCCACCTTTACTGTCCAGGCCGGAACGCTTCGATACCGGACGCTCGCGACGGTGATCGCGGTCAAGGTTCTGGTGATGCCCGCCATCGCTCTGGCAGTCTTTGTGCTCGTCGGTGCTGACGCCGCCACGGTCCGCGCTGGCGTCGTAATGTTTGCGATGCCGACCGCCGTCTCGACGTACGTGTTCGCCGTCGAACTCGGCGGCAACCGCCACGTCGCGTCGCTGAACGTGGTCGCGACAACTGTCGTCTCAATCGCTTCGCTTTTGCTTGTCATCGAGTTGCTCACTGCACTGACCTGA
- a CDS encoding CBS domain-containing protein yields the protein MPVEDLARSDVVTAPPSASVAELAATMDAEDVGSVVITEGDTPRGIVTDRDLTVRVLAAERDPNTLRADDLMSTDLCMVERSAGFYRATELMAQHGVRRLPVCDRDGDLVGIITVDDLNELLADEHGELASVVRAQRPPY from the coding sequence ATGCCAGTTGAAGACCTTGCACGGAGTGATGTCGTGACAGCACCGCCGAGCGCGTCGGTCGCTGAACTCGCCGCAACGATGGACGCCGAGGACGTCGGCAGCGTCGTTATTACGGAGGGGGACACGCCACGCGGAATCGTCACCGACCGGGACCTGACCGTACGCGTATTGGCCGCGGAGCGTGACCCGAACACCCTCCGCGCTGATGATCTCATGTCGACCGACTTGTGTATGGTCGAGCGTTCCGCCGGGTTCTATCGAGCCACCGAACTGATGGCCCAGCACGGCGTTCGGCGCCTGCCAGTCTGTGACCGGGATGGGGATCTGGTCGGAATCATTACGGTCGACGATCTGAACGAACTGCTCGCCGACGAACACGGTGAACTCGCATCCGTGGTTCGTGCGCAACGACCGCCGTACTAG
- a CDS encoding tyrosine-type recombinase/integrase, producing the protein MVEDENNELDPIDPSTAQQLYLEHKASQAMEKTVQGHRYRTNHFVRWCDVEGIDNMNDLTGRDIHEYRLWRKEDGDLNAVSLQTQMCTIRVFLRWCGSIEAVDSKLHTKVLVPQVPREEQQRDELLEHEEAEEILLHLSNFHYASNKHVLLALLWETGLRIGAARAIDLRDADLEEEFLRLKHRPETGTPLKNGSGGERLVAISADLADLLEDYIDTVRTDRTDDANREPLLTSNQGRLSRSSMRRYIYIITAPCLLDKECPGCKENKDEKCPEAVTPHAVRRGSITHFLTEDVPTEVVGDRMDVSRKVLEKHYDRRSEEVKLEQRRSYLDNV; encoded by the coding sequence ATGGTAGAAGACGAAAATAACGAGCTGGATCCGATCGATCCGAGTACTGCGCAGCAACTGTATCTTGAACACAAAGCGTCCCAGGCGATGGAGAAGACGGTTCAAGGCCACCGATACCGAACCAACCACTTCGTTCGCTGGTGTGACGTGGAGGGTATCGACAACATGAACGACCTCACGGGGCGTGACATTCACGAGTATCGCCTCTGGCGAAAGGAAGACGGCGATCTCAACGCTGTCTCGCTCCAGACGCAGATGTGCACGATCCGTGTGTTTCTCCGCTGGTGCGGTTCGATCGAGGCAGTTGATTCGAAGCTCCACACCAAAGTCCTCGTGCCACAGGTGCCTCGGGAGGAGCAACAACGCGATGAGTTGTTAGAACACGAGGAAGCAGAGGAGATACTGCTGCATCTCTCGAATTTCCACTACGCGTCGAACAAACATGTCCTGCTCGCCCTACTGTGGGAGACAGGACTTCGTATCGGTGCTGCCAGAGCCATTGATCTGCGAGATGCCGATCTTGAAGAGGAGTTCCTGAGGCTGAAACATCGACCTGAGACAGGTACTCCGCTAAAAAATGGATCTGGTGGTGAGCGCCTCGTGGCCATCTCAGCCGACCTCGCAGACCTACTCGAAGACTATATCGATACCGTACGCACCGACCGGACTGATGATGCTAATCGGGAGCCGTTATTGACGAGTAATCAGGGCCGACTCTCTCGAAGCAGCATGCGCCGGTACATCTACATCATCACGGCTCCCTGCTTACTCGACAAGGAGTGTCCGGGTTGTAAAGAAAATAAGGATGAGAAGTGTCCCGAAGCGGTGACTCCTCACGCAGTTCGCCGAGGAAGTATCACTCACTTCCTCACCGAAGACGTGCCGACCGAAGTCGTCGGTGATCGGATGGATGTGAGTAGAAAAGTTCTAGAGAAACACTACGACCGCCGATCCGAGGAGGTGAAATTGGAACAGCGACGTTCCTACCTCGATAACGTCTAA
- the uvrA gene encoding excinuclease ABC subunit UvrA — protein MSKDYIEVRGAEENNLKDLDVEIPREQFNVVTGLSGSGKSSLAFETVYAEGQRRYIESLSAYARNFLGQMDKPQVETVEGLSPAISIDQKNAANNPRSTVGTVTELHDYLRLLYARVGTPHCPECGKEVGEQTAQNMVSRLLDLPDGTKAKLAAPVVRDQKGAFEDLFDELVADGYSRVEVDGKEHDLTLEKPDLDENFDHTIDVIVDRVKIDPDARSRIADSVETGLEEADGVLKVILPNPPEDIDVGATARSTGDLGTGGEKDETADERLVVEFSEELACTECGIDLPEIETRSFSFNSPHGACPECDGIGHTKEVSEELVVRDTSKPLKHVFEAWSYSRSYYQTRLDAVAAHFDVSLSTPFEELPADVREQFLYGTDDEVLFKRQTRNGTREKRKRFEGVIPNLERRYVETDSEGTRDHIEKYMSVTECPACEGTRLKDASRAVLVDDTPISAVNRMSIGDALAHFEEMEATMSERDRTIAEEILKEIRARLGFMCEVGLEYLTLDREASTLSGGESQRIRLATQIGSGLVGVLYVLDEPSIGLHQRDNDRLLNTLEELRDLGNTLLVVEHDEETMRRADSVIDLGPGPGKRGGEVVAQGNVEEIMAADDSITGDYLAGRTEIPVPEERREPEGHLTIEGARQHNLDDLDVDLPIGCFTAITGVSGSGKSTLMHDVLYKGLARKMNDNTSVDPGEHDAITGLEGIETVRLIDQSPIGRTPRSNPATYTSVFDHIRELFAQTELSKRRGYAKGRFSFNVKGGRCEECGGQGTVKIDMNFLSDVYVPCEECGGARYNDETLDVEYKGKTIAEVLEMSVEEAYDFFKHDSRIERRLKLLKDVGLDYMKLGQPSTTLSGGEAQRIKLAEELGKKQTGETLYLLDEPTTGLHSADERKLIEVLQRLTDNGNTVVVVEHELDLIKNADTIVDLGPEGGEHGGQIVATGTPEDVARTDESHTGRYLRDMLPAVDLDGPRAGRTITPPPTDD, from the coding sequence ATGAGCAAGGACTACATCGAGGTCCGGGGTGCCGAGGAGAACAACCTCAAGGACCTCGACGTCGAGATTCCGCGCGAGCAGTTCAACGTCGTCACTGGCCTCTCGGGGTCGGGGAAGTCCTCGCTCGCGTTCGAGACCGTCTACGCCGAGGGCCAGCGCCGCTACATCGAGAGCCTTTCGGCCTACGCCCGTAACTTCCTCGGGCAGATGGATAAACCGCAGGTCGAGACCGTCGAGGGGCTCTCCCCAGCCATCTCGATCGATCAGAAGAACGCCGCGAACAACCCCCGTTCCACGGTCGGGACAGTCACCGAGCTCCACGACTACCTGCGCCTGCTGTACGCTCGCGTCGGGACACCACACTGTCCCGAGTGTGGGAAGGAAGTCGGCGAACAGACCGCACAGAACATGGTTTCGCGACTGCTCGATCTCCCCGACGGGACGAAGGCCAAACTCGCTGCACCGGTCGTTCGCGACCAGAAAGGGGCCTTCGAAGATCTGTTCGACGAACTGGTCGCCGACGGCTACTCTCGGGTGGAAGTCGACGGCAAAGAGCACGACCTGACGCTTGAGAAACCCGACCTCGACGAGAACTTCGATCACACCATCGACGTGATCGTCGATCGGGTGAAGATCGATCCCGATGCCCGATCGCGAATCGCCGACTCCGTCGAGACCGGTCTGGAGGAGGCCGACGGAGTTCTGAAAGTGATCCTTCCGAACCCACCCGAGGACATCGACGTAGGGGCCACTGCCCGATCGACGGGCGATCTGGGGACCGGTGGGGAGAAAGACGAGACGGCCGACGAACGCCTCGTCGTCGAGTTCTCCGAGGAACTGGCCTGTACCGAGTGTGGCATCGACCTTCCGGAGATCGAGACCCGCTCGTTCTCGTTCAACTCCCCACACGGGGCCTGCCCGGAGTGTGACGGGATCGGCCACACCAAGGAGGTCAGCGAGGAACTCGTCGTCCGGGACACCTCGAAGCCGCTGAAACACGTCTTCGAGGCCTGGAGCTACAGCCGGTCGTACTACCAGACCCGGCTGGACGCCGTCGCGGCACACTTCGACGTCTCGCTTTCGACGCCATTCGAGGAGCTTCCCGCGGATGTCCGCGAGCAGTTCCTCTATGGCACCGACGACGAGGTGCTGTTCAAACGCCAGACCAGAAACGGCACCCGCGAGAAACGCAAACGATTCGAGGGAGTCATCCCCAATCTGGAACGGCGATACGTCGAGACCGATAGCGAGGGTACTCGCGACCACATCGAGAAGTACATGTCCGTCACGGAGTGTCCCGCCTGTGAAGGAACACGGCTTAAAGACGCCTCTCGTGCGGTCCTCGTCGATGACACTCCAATCAGCGCGGTCAACCGGATGAGCATCGGCGACGCGCTGGCTCACTTCGAGGAGATGGAGGCGACGATGTCCGAGCGCGACCGGACAATCGCCGAAGAGATTTTGAAAGAGATCCGCGCTCGACTCGGCTTCATGTGTGAGGTCGGGCTGGAGTACCTCACGCTCGATCGGGAGGCCTCGACGCTGTCGGGCGGCGAGAGCCAGCGAATCCGCCTTGCCACCCAGATCGGCTCCGGGCTGGTCGGCGTGTTGTACGTCCTGGACGAACCCTCGATCGGGCTCCACCAGCGTGACAACGACCGACTCCTGAACACGCTCGAAGAGCTCCGTGATCTGGGCAACACCTTGCTCGTCGTCGAGCACGACGAGGAGACGATGCGTCGTGCGGATAGCGTCATCGATCTCGGCCCTGGACCCGGAAAACGCGGCGGCGAAGTCGTCGCGCAGGGCAACGTCGAGGAGATCATGGCGGCTGACGACTCGATTACCGGCGATTACCTCGCCGGGCGAACGGAGATCCCCGTTCCAGAGGAGCGGCGAGAACCAGAGGGCCACCTGACCATCGAGGGCGCACGCCAGCACAACCTCGACGATCTAGACGTCGACCTGCCGATCGGTTGTTTCACTGCGATCACTGGCGTCTCGGGCTCCGGCAAGTCGACGCTGATGCACGACGTGCTCTACAAGGGACTGGCCCGGAAAATGAACGACAACACCAGCGTCGACCCAGGCGAGCACGACGCGATCACCGGTCTGGAGGGGATCGAAACGGTCCGGCTCATCGACCAGAGCCCGATCGGTCGCACGCCGCGCTCGAACCCCGCAACGTACACGAGCGTCTTCGACCATATCCGCGAGCTGTTCGCCCAGACAGAACTCTCGAAACGCCGCGGGTACGCGAAAGGACGGTTCTCGTTCAATGTCAAGGGTGGCCGCTGTGAGGAGTGTGGCGGACAGGGTACCGTCAAGATCGACATGAACTTCCTCTCGGACGTCTACGTCCCCTGCGAGGAGTGTGGCGGTGCGCGATACAACGACGAGACCCTCGATGTCGAGTACAAGGGGAAAACGATCGCCGAGGTGCTGGAGATGTCAGTCGAGGAAGCCTACGACTTCTTCAAACACGACTCGCGGATCGAGCGCCGGCTCAAGCTGCTCAAAGACGTCGGACTGGACTACATGAAACTGGGCCAGCCATCGACGACACTCTCCGGTGGCGAGGCCCAGCGTATCAAACTCGCCGAAGAACTGGGCAAAAAACAGACCGGCGAGACGCTGTACCTGCTCGACGAGCCGACAACTGGTCTACACTCGGCTGACGAACGAAAGCTCATTGAGGTGCTCCAGCGGTTGACTGACAACGGCAACACCGTCGTCGTCGTCGAACACGAACTGGACCTGATCAAAAACGCCGACACCATCGTCGACCTCGGGCCGGAGGGCGGTGAACACGGCGGACAGATCGTCGCGACCGGAACGCCCGAAGATGTCGCTCGGACAGACGAGTCACACACCGGTCGGTATCTCCGTGACATGCTCCCGGCTGTCGACCTTGACGGGCCAAGAGCTGGCCGGACGATCACACCGCCGCCGACCGACGACTGA
- a CDS encoding DUF2267 domain-containing protein, which translates to MNYKEFVGQVQHRLEYAQFGQAVRAIRAVLVTLGERMPEGEATDLASPLPMEIDRYLIEAEHGQRFDYDEFLDRVAEREGVDRPDANYHAQQVIAVVAEDVPAGNIEKARGGLTEDFDTLFELLDADVDN; encoded by the coding sequence ATGAACTACAAAGAATTCGTCGGACAGGTACAGCATCGGCTGGAGTATGCGCAGTTCGGACAGGCCGTCCGGGCGATCCGGGCGGTTCTGGTGACGCTTGGCGAGCGGATGCCAGAAGGGGAAGCGACGGACCTCGCAAGCCCGCTTCCGATGGAGATCGATCGGTATCTGATCGAGGCCGAACACGGCCAGCGCTTCGACTACGACGAGTTCCTCGACCGGGTCGCCGAACGGGAGGGTGTTGATCGGCCCGACGCCAACTACCATGCACAGCAAGTGATTGCAGTCGTCGCGGAGGACGTCCCGGCGGGCAACATCGAGAAGGCTCGTGGGGGCCTTACCGAGGACTTCGACACGCTGTTTGAGTTACTGGACGCTGACGTGGACAACTGA
- a CDS encoding cation-translocating P-type ATPase: MSRTNVNAIPEQDASERWHSQEIGVVYDALNTDEDGLAGDEAQRRLDEYGPNEIESEEGVSLLQIFINQYKPALIWVLIVAAAVMAIVGHTIDAGVIAGVIVFITVFGFLQDYRAEQSIQALQEMSTTYALVRRGGEKTEIDATKVVPGDVIFVESGDIVPADARIVEESNLRVDEGALTGESVGVSKEVGQIDQETALAERKNMLFKDTVVQRGSGTAVVVETGPESEIGQIATALEEAEERDTPFEAEMDRLGKIIAAGVIGAVAVIAISELVIGDTPPLQVFLTAVGIAVSAVPEGLPAVVTLSLALGARRMAEQNALVRRLPIVEALGSVDVICTDKTGTLTEEEMTVQRIVANRETYEVTGTGYDTDGEFLHEGDPIDDERVAEVLRCGMLCNNVDVGLRERDSDRTDALVEDGAAGDGENADVERTYLGDPTEISLFVAAQKAGFDHETLAEEYPRTGEIDFTSARKRMTTVHRTADGDAVAYMKGAPETVVERCDRELVDGELVELTDERRAEIEAKNESFAEDALRVMGFAYRPEVPDEQIQTPNEELEQSMVFLGLQGMLDPPRPEVPGAITGCLDAGINVVMITGDNAVTARAVGKEVGLRSTRVITGPELEEMSDEKLREMVDDVDIFARTSPDHKTRILQTLQAKGHTVAMTGDGVNDAPAVKNADVGVAMGIRGTDVTEQASDIVLLDDNFATIRNAVRGGRRIFDNVRKFVNYLLSGNGGEVTMIFTGTLAGLGLVITPIQVLWINVVTDGIPALTMGVDPAAEDIMERDPRPPQEGVITSRIMASIVGIALFMTVCLLPLFTLNLYGELIPGYDVTDAVFGWSPGYDVGRDLAQTMVFTGFVVMEIVRIQAIRFRYDLGLFSNPWLVLAVVVAVTLQLLVLYTPTGQLLFDVEPLQLVHWAQILVSAAVFALLMALFVKVQDQYFDRY; encoded by the coding sequence GTGTCACGTACAAATGTCAATGCTATCCCCGAGCAGGACGCTTCCGAGCGCTGGCACTCCCAAGAGATCGGCGTAGTCTACGACGCCCTGAATACTGACGAGGACGGACTGGCGGGCGACGAGGCCCAGCGTCGGCTCGACGAGTACGGCCCCAACGAGATCGAGAGCGAAGAAGGGGTCTCACTGTTGCAGATCTTCATCAACCAGTACAAACCGGCACTAATCTGGGTGCTGATCGTCGCTGCAGCGGTGATGGCGATCGTGGGGCACACGATCGACGCTGGGGTTATCGCCGGTGTGATCGTGTTCATCACTGTCTTCGGCTTCCTACAGGATTACCGCGCCGAGCAGAGCATTCAGGCGCTTCAGGAGATGTCGACGACGTACGCGCTCGTCAGACGGGGGGGCGAGAAGACCGAGATCGACGCGACGAAGGTCGTCCCCGGCGACGTAATTTTCGTCGAGTCGGGCGACATCGTGCCCGCGGACGCTCGCATCGTCGAGGAGTCAAACCTGAGAGTCGACGAGGGGGCGCTGACAGGTGAAAGCGTCGGTGTCTCGAAGGAGGTCGGTCAGATCGACCAAGAGACTGCGCTCGCCGAGCGCAAGAACATGCTGTTCAAGGACACGGTCGTCCAGCGCGGGTCGGGAACCGCGGTGGTCGTCGAGACCGGGCCCGAATCCGAGATCGGCCAGATCGCGACGGCCCTCGAAGAGGCCGAGGAGCGCGACACGCCATTCGAGGCCGAGATGGACCGCCTGGGCAAGATCATCGCGGCGGGTGTGATCGGCGCGGTTGCGGTCATCGCGATCAGCGAACTGGTGATCGGCGACACCCCGCCGCTGCAGGTCTTCCTGACGGCAGTCGGCATCGCCGTCTCCGCGGTTCCCGAAGGGTTGCCAGCAGTCGTCACACTCTCGCTCGCCCTTGGGGCAAGGCGGATGGCCGAGCAAAACGCGCTCGTCCGCCGGCTCCCTATCGTCGAGGCACTGGGATCGGTCGACGTCATCTGTACGGACAAGACCGGCACACTCACCGAGGAGGAGATGACCGTCCAGCGGATCGTCGCCAACCGTGAGACCTACGAGGTGACGGGAACCGGCTACGACACCGACGGCGAGTTCCTCCACGAGGGCGACCCCATCGACGACGAGCGCGTGGCCGAGGTGTTGCGGTGTGGAATGTTGTGCAACAACGTCGACGTCGGGCTCCGGGAACGAGACTCGGACCGTACCGATGCCCTGGTCGAGGATGGTGCGGCGGGCGATGGCGAGAACGCTGACGTCGAACGGACCTACCTCGGCGATCCGACGGAGATTTCGCTCTTCGTCGCCGCCCAGAAGGCCGGCTTCGACCACGAGACACTTGCCGAGGAGTACCCTCGTACCGGCGAGATCGACTTCACGTCGGCGCGCAAGCGGATGACGACCGTGCACCGGACGGCGGACGGTGACGCCGTCGCCTACATGAAGGGTGCGCCAGAGACCGTAGTCGAGCGGTGTGACCGGGAACTGGTCGACGGTGAACTCGTCGAGCTGACCGACGAGCGACGGGCCGAGATCGAAGCGAAGAATGAGTCGTTCGCCGAGGACGCCCTCCGCGTGATGGGCTTTGCCTACCGGCCGGAGGTCCCCGACGAACAGATCCAGACGCCGAACGAGGAGCTCGAACAGTCCATGGTCTTTCTCGGCCTGCAGGGGATGCTCGACCCACCACGTCCGGAGGTTCCGGGCGCTATCACGGGCTGTCTCGACGCCGGCATCAACGTGGTGATGATCACCGGCGACAACGCAGTCACCGCCCGCGCCGTCGGCAAGGAGGTCGGGCTCCGGTCGACGCGGGTGATCACTGGACCCGAACTAGAGGAGATGAGCGACGAGAAGCTACGGGAGATGGTCGACGACGTCGACATTTTCGCCCGGACGTCGCCGGACCACAAGACGCGCATCCTCCAGACGTTGCAGGCGAAGGGCCACACCGTCGCGATGACGGGCGACGGCGTCAACGACGCGCCCGCTGTCAAGAACGCCGACGTCGGCGTGGCGATGGGCATCCGGGGCACGGACGTCACCGAACAGGCCTCCGACATCGTCCTGCTCGACGACAACTTTGCGACGATCCGCAACGCCGTCCGGGGCGGCCGGCGGATCTTCGACAACGTCCGCAAGTTCGTCAACTACCTCCTGTCGGGTAACGGCGGCGAGGTGACGATGATATTCACGGGGACGCTCGCGGGACTCGGACTGGTCATCACGCCGATTCAGGTCCTCTGGATCAACGTCGTCACCGACGGTATCCCCGCGCTCACGATGGGCGTCGATCCCGCGGCGGAGGACATCATGGAGCGTGACCCGCGACCGCCCCAGGAGGGCGTCATTACGAGCCGGATTATGGCCTCGATCGTGGGTATCGCGCTCTTCATGACGGTTTGCCTGCTCCCGCTGTTCACGCTCAACTTGTACGGTGAGTTGATCCCAGGATACGACGTCACGGACGCCGTATTCGGCTGGAGCCCAGGGTACGACGTGGGGCGGGATCTCGCCCAGACGATGGTGTTCACCGGCTTCGTCGTCATGGAGATCGTACGGATCCAGGCGATCCGGTTCCGGTACGACCTCGGGCTCTTCTCGAACCCCTGGCTCGTCCTCGCCGTCGTCGTCGCGGTCACGCTCCAGTTACTCGTACTCTACACGCCTACCGGCCAGCTGTTATTCGACGTCGAACCGCTCCAGCTCGTTCACTGGGCCCAGATTCTTGTCTCGGCAGCGGTGTTCGCGCTGTTGATGGCGCTCTTCGTGAAAGTCCAGGATCAATACTTCGACCGGTACTGA